A stretch of the Sphingobacterium thalpophilum genome encodes the following:
- a CDS encoding protein-disulfide reductase DsbD N-terminal domain-containing protein has translation MKKLILLMTAVLFAVTGAFAQIHKPVKWTVASKKLNNNEAMVYVKATIQNGWHIYSQNIKDGGPIPTSFTFAKSGDYGIIGKTAEPKPKVKHEEVFKMDVGYFTNEVIFQQKVKLNKGTATVRGTVEWQACDASQCLPPDDYAFAVTIK, from the coding sequence ATGAAAAAACTAATTTTATTGATGACTGCAGTACTTTTTGCAGTTACTGGAGCTTTCGCTCAAATTCACAAGCCGGTAAAATGGACAGTAGCCAGCAAAAAGCTGAACAATAACGAGGCTATGGTATATGTAAAAGCAACGATCCAAAATGGATGGCATATCTATTCTCAAAACATAAAAGATGGCGGTCCTATTCCAACCTCTTTCACATTTGCCAAATCGGGGGATTATGGCATCATCGGAAAAACTGCTGAGCCAAAACCTAAAGTAAAACACGAAGAGGTGTTCAAGATGGATGTCGGCTATTTCACCAACGAGGTTATCTTTCAGCAAAAGGTAAAACTAAACAAAGGAACAGCCACAGTGAGAGGAACAGTGGAATGGCAGGCATGTGATGCTTCGCAATGTCTACCTCCTGACGATTATGCTTTTGCTGTGACAATCAAATAG
- a CDS encoding biotin--[acetyl-CoA-carboxylase] ligase yields the protein MQNNNISGLIIGQNTIYLDKVASTNDYLRELLSNFKPLAEGTAILAEDQFQGKGQRGGTWFSEPGKNLTASILLKPHFLSIAQQFALSATVAIAAAKWLKDKTEQPVFVKWPNDIYIANKKIAGILIENKVKGVQIDASIVGIGVNINQINFDTAETITSLATLTNREDYNVKELANELFLSIQQEYQTLKQGLQRQLERYNQLLLWKGEEKPFLIDGIQKNGIIQGVSIDGKLQVLTEGKLQKFDIKEIKHLIS from the coding sequence TTGCAAAATAACAATATTTCGGGACTTATCATCGGTCAAAATACAATATATCTTGACAAAGTTGCCTCTACAAACGATTATTTAAGAGAATTATTGTCAAATTTCAAGCCACTAGCTGAGGGCACTGCCATTTTAGCAGAAGATCAGTTTCAGGGAAAAGGGCAACGAGGCGGCACATGGTTTAGCGAACCGGGCAAAAATCTAACGGCTTCCATTCTCCTTAAGCCACATTTCCTATCCATAGCACAGCAATTTGCCTTATCGGCAACAGTGGCTATCGCTGCCGCTAAGTGGCTGAAAGACAAAACAGAACAACCTGTTTTCGTTAAATGGCCTAATGATATCTATATCGCCAACAAAAAGATTGCAGGCATATTGATTGAAAATAAAGTAAAGGGCGTCCAAATTGATGCGTCTATTGTCGGCATTGGCGTAAATATCAACCAGATCAATTTTGACACTGCGGAAACAATTACCTCGCTCGCCACACTTACAAATAGGGAGGATTATAACGTCAAAGAACTCGCAAATGAGCTCTTTTTGAGTATACAACAAGAGTATCAGACGCTGAAACAAGGCCTTCAGCGCCAGCTCGAGCGTTACAACCAGCTACTATTATGGAAAGGCGAAGAAAAACCTTTCTTAATCGATGGCATACAAAAAAACGGTATTATCCAAGGAGTATCCATAGATGGCAAACTACAGGTGCTGACCGAGGGAAAGCTTCAGAAGTTTGACATCAAGGAAATTAAACACCTTATATCCTAA
- the rsfS gene encoding ribosome silencing factor translates to MSKNKSSELSQRLSEIIVHGMQEKKANEIVRLDLRELHSSVSDYFVICHADSNIQVNAIAKSVEEEVYKAFGQEPQYKEGQANGEWLILDFVDVVVHIFKTEKRAHYGIEELWGDAEIQHFQSA, encoded by the coding sequence ATGAGTAAAAATAAAAGTTCAGAATTGTCCCAACGTCTATCAGAAATTATCGTCCACGGCATGCAGGAAAAGAAAGCAAACGAGATTGTTCGTTTGGACTTACGGGAACTGCACAGTTCTGTATCTGACTATTTTGTAATTTGTCACGCCGATTCTAACATTCAGGTTAATGCTATTGCCAAGAGTGTGGAAGAAGAGGTCTATAAAGCTTTTGGACAGGAACCCCAATACAAAGAAGGTCAAGCAAATGGAGAATGGTTGATTTTGGATTTTGTGGATGTGGTTGTGCATATTTTTAAGACTGAAAAAAGAGCCCATTATGGAATAGAAGAGCTTTGGGGAGATGCAGAGATTCAGCATTTTCAGAGTGCTTAA